One Flagellimonas sp. CMM7 genomic region harbors:
- a CDS encoding ion channel, giving the protein MTQAIYKNRFEFFLATQLAILFGSLLFGYRTFEYTVQPILFLMNILGGILLISKQRKLMWFFILLFTISLFIFGSSMVSRTEGVDTILIRLSIYFLFCLTVTVSIIKQIWYAKDVNKNVIIGLVSGYISLGFLAFFLFMSIELLNTGAFQGVLLQGEDFASTADSIMYYSFITLLTIGYGEIVPTIAIAQKAAILVGLMGQFYMVIITAIIVGKYIQQNTSDDNFKIIK; this is encoded by the coding sequence ATGACTCAGGCCATATATAAAAATAGATTTGAATTTTTTCTAGCAACACAGCTTGCAATATTGTTTGGGTCTCTTCTATTTGGATACAGGACTTTTGAATATACGGTTCAGCCCATACTTTTTTTGATGAATATATTGGGCGGTATATTACTGATTTCCAAGCAGAGAAAATTGATGTGGTTTTTCATATTACTCTTTACTATATCACTTTTCATTTTTGGTTCATCAATGGTCTCGCGAACAGAAGGTGTTGATACCATACTAATAAGGTTATCAATATATTTCTTGTTTTGCCTTACAGTAACAGTAAGTATTATTAAACAAATTTGGTATGCAAAAGATGTAAATAAAAATGTAATCATAGGCCTTGTAAGTGGATATATTTCACTTGGATTTTTGGCATTTTTCTTATTCATGTCCATTGAACTGCTCAATACAGGAGCATTTCAAGGAGTCTTATTACAAGGAGAAGATTTCGCTTCTACAGCTGATAGTATTATGTACTATTCCTTTATAACATTACTTACCATTGGATATGGGGAAATTGTACCCACTATTGCAATCGCTCAAAAAGCTGCAATATTAGTCGGATTGATGGGGCAGTTTTATATGGTAATTATCACAGCCATCATAGTCGGTAAATATATACAGCAAAATACTTCAGACGATAATTTTAAAATAATAAAATAA
- a CDS encoding nuclear transport factor 2 family protein, whose amino-acid sequence MNKIDFKKFYQAHWTIEERLKLEVVTDFVQGILNHEFDQVIATYRDHPYVQHNRSVPSGIENIVNLNRKMASRFPEFFLDPKHVYLDGDFVIFHSHLTVKANHRGNEKKGLNVIDIWKISDGKIVEHWDSIQPLDFMSRLFTLITGGAIRNNDGVF is encoded by the coding sequence ATGAATAAAATAGATTTCAAAAAATTCTACCAAGCCCACTGGACCATCGAAGAGCGGCTTAAATTAGAAGTGGTTACGGATTTTGTTCAAGGTATTTTGAACCATGAATTTGATCAGGTCATAGCAACATATCGTGACCATCCCTATGTACAACATAACAGATCCGTACCTAGTGGCATTGAAAATATAGTAAATCTAAATAGGAAAATGGCAAGTCGTTTTCCTGAATTTTTTCTTGACCCCAAACATGTTTATCTCGACGGGGACTTTGTGATTTTCCATTCACATTTAACAGTAAAAGCAAATCATAGAGGTAATGAAAAGAAAGGTCTGAATGTGATAGATATTTGGAAAATATCTGATGGTAAAATTGTCGAACACTGGGATTCAATACAACCATTAGATTTTATGTCTAGACTTTTTACACTTATTACAGGTGGTGCAATTCGTAATAATGATGGTGTATTCTAA
- a CDS encoding DUF1569 domain-containing protein, which translates to MSSNIYNLSDYKVIVNRITKLCPDSQRQWGNMDVNQMLEHCSIQLKLGLGIIQHTGNEGSPIMRTSMGIWLFLFVLPWMRGMPTPSKMNMLENCAPVDDFKSEQESLLELLEIVQGRMKLEPHPFFGPLDKKRWGRLIWKHLDHHLKQFGC; encoded by the coding sequence ATGAGTTCAAATATATATAATCTGTCTGATTATAAAGTCATAGTGAACCGGATTACAAAATTATGTCCAGATAGTCAGAGGCAATGGGGAAACATGGATGTTAATCAAATGCTTGAACATTGTTCCATCCAGCTAAAGTTGGGTCTAGGTATAATTCAACATACAGGTAATGAAGGCTCTCCAATAATGAGAACTTCAATGGGTATTTGGTTATTTCTTTTTGTGTTACCCTGGATGAGAGGTATGCCAACACCTTCAAAGATGAACATGCTGGAAAACTGTGCTCCGGTTGATGATTTTAAGTCGGAACAGGAGTCGTTACTTGAATTATTGGAAATAGTACAGGGTAGAATGAAATTGGAACCGCATCCTTTTTTTGGTCCCCTTGATAAAAAAAGGTGGGGCAGGTTAATATGGAAACACCTAGATCACCACCTTAAGCAATTCGGATGTTGA
- a CDS encoding MBL fold metallo-hydrolase, translated as MEKIMTLMNPQFLLREVLKNERTITFSETVREKDTIYDVLIISDDVSPIKLYINNKNGTISKLETKTNHMILRDIVLRATYKNWKKAESVRFPMQVDIAVSGNKLLHQLHESVVENPELEEGYFAFPKKVDGLTKDSTAYNKGLRTHHIHDEFFEIAGLYYIEEVSLEATKLASGIYEVRDNSSNHLGGMIVEYEKGVVVIEAHTSEDVSKELLKIVQKNFPDKAITHLIQSHHHVDHASGVRAVVSLGSELIIGKGTGDWWENVLKAESTIRPDEMSSSSVSPTVTEVDYNDKWTLSDGNVYITVYHVSDNPHASDMLITKVEKDNQIFLYEADLYNAGFGFTMAYGGPESLFKALRKFELIDSDCKSQQPFTIIPGHGKPVTIGQAISELGQLGIAIDCGTE; from the coding sequence ATGGAAAAAATAATGACCCTCATGAACCCTCAGTTTCTTTTGAGAGAAGTCCTCAAGAATGAGAGAACAATTACATTTTCCGAAACAGTCAGGGAAAAAGATACTATTTACGATGTTTTAATTATAAGCGACGACGTGTCTCCTATAAAGCTTTATATAAATAACAAGAATGGAACCATTTCCAAACTCGAAACCAAAACGAACCATATGATTCTTCGTGATATCGTATTGCGTGCAACTTATAAGAACTGGAAGAAAGCGGAATCTGTACGGTTTCCAATGCAGGTAGATATAGCCGTTTCTGGGAATAAGTTGTTACACCAGTTGCATGAATCTGTTGTGGAAAATCCCGAGCTGGAAGAAGGTTATTTTGCTTTTCCTAAAAAAGTTGATGGGCTTACAAAGGATTCAACAGCCTATAATAAAGGATTAAGAACACACCATATTCATGACGAATTTTTTGAAATCGCTGGACTATATTATATTGAGGAAGTCTCTTTGGAGGCAACCAAATTAGCTTCTGGAATATATGAAGTTAGAGACAATTCTTCAAATCATTTAGGTGGGATGATTGTTGAATATGAAAAAGGTGTGGTAGTGATAGAAGCGCACACATCTGAGGATGTATCCAAAGAGCTTTTAAAAATCGTGCAGAAAAACTTTCCGGACAAGGCCATTACACATCTCATCCAGAGCCATCATCATGTTGACCATGCTTCTGGGGTTCGCGCTGTTGTTTCATTAGGCTCGGAATTAATTATAGGGAAAGGTACCGGTGATTGGTGGGAGAATGTTTTGAAAGCAGAATCAACTATCCGACCAGATGAGATGTCTAGCTCATCGGTTTCCCCAACAGTTACCGAAGTTGATTATAACGATAAATGGACATTGTCGGATGGTAACGTATATATTACCGTTTATCATGTTTCGGATAATCCCCATGCTTCGGATATGCTCATTACCAAAGTCGAAAAGGACAATCAAATTTTTCTTTACGAAGCGGATTTATACAATGCGGGGTTCGGCTTTACCATGGCATATGGAGGCCCAGAATCTTTGTTTAAAGCGTTGAGAAAATTTGAACTTATTGATAGTGATTGCAAATCTCAGCAACCATTTACGATTATACCTGGTCATGGAAAACCTGTTACAATAGGGCAAGCTATTTCAGAACTTGGTCAATTGGGTATTGCAATAGATTGTGGAACTGAGTAA
- a CDS encoding adenylate/guanylate cyclase domain-containing protein, whose amino-acid sequence MIAPEIPKNEEERIEDLISLNLSDSEKKEQLDGIVSILSKSIRVPIAYISSIETDKQNIHASCGLNFNSSDRSSSFCGHTILQNELLVIEDTHKDERFFDNPMVVNEPKIRFYAGYPLSTQIGKNIGSLCISDTVPRKLAEDELSIFKMIGKLLNDMIRLNKMASLQKEIHESKKKLEVLNGELYESNRFHTELFGQYMSPSLLEKVLQNKKETQLGGEERDVTVLISDLRGFSPLSEQYNAQTIVQILNIYFEEMIDVIHKHDGYINEILGDGILVVFGAIKNVDNSALKAVECAREMQRGLKKVNGKLKIKGLPALEMGVGINSGNLVVGNIGSKRRMKYGVVGENINIAARIESLTVPGQVLISETLYKLIADKVKPIGNIRTKMKGFKEPIMIYDVSEDIEK is encoded by the coding sequence ATGATAGCACCAGAGATTCCGAAGAATGAAGAAGAAAGAATAGAAGATTTAATCTCTTTAAACTTATCGGATTCCGAAAAAAAAGAACAGCTTGATGGAATTGTGTCCATATTGTCTAAAAGTATAAGAGTACCCATCGCATATATTTCGTCAATAGAGACTGACAAGCAAAACATTCATGCTTCTTGCGGATTGAACTTCAATTCGTCAGATAGGTCATCTTCATTTTGCGGCCATACTATTTTACAGAATGAGCTATTAGTAATTGAGGACACCCATAAAGATGAAAGGTTTTTTGATAATCCAATGGTCGTCAACGAGCCTAAAATAAGATTTTATGCAGGGTATCCCTTATCTACCCAAATAGGCAAGAATATTGGCTCTTTATGTATTTCAGACACTGTTCCTAGAAAACTTGCGGAAGATGAGTTAAGCATTTTTAAAATGATTGGCAAACTATTGAACGATATGATTCGGCTGAATAAAATGGCGAGCCTCCAAAAGGAAATTCATGAATCTAAGAAGAAATTGGAAGTTTTAAACGGAGAATTGTATGAGTCCAATCGATTTCATACAGAGCTTTTTGGGCAGTATATGAGTCCTTCGCTATTAGAAAAAGTACTTCAGAATAAAAAGGAAACTCAACTGGGTGGAGAAGAAAGAGACGTAACGGTATTGATAAGTGATTTAAGGGGTTTTTCTCCTCTATCTGAACAGTATAATGCACAAACAATTGTCCAAATACTTAATATTTACTTTGAAGAAATGATAGATGTTATTCACAAACATGATGGATATATCAATGAGATTCTTGGCGATGGAATATTAGTGGTTTTTGGAGCTATCAAGAATGTTGACAATTCTGCACTTAAAGCGGTAGAATGTGCACGAGAAATGCAAAGGGGTCTAAAAAAAGTAAATGGTAAGTTAAAAATTAAAGGGCTTCCCGCATTAGAAATGGGTGTGGGCATAAATAGCGGAAACTTAGTAGTAGGAAACATTGGATCTAAACGCAGAATGAAATATGGTGTCGTAGGTGAAAATATAAACATTGCTGCAAGAATAGAATCATTAACTGTACCTGGCCAAGTTTTAATATCCGAAACGCTCTATAAACTAATTGCAGATAAAGTGAAACCAATTGGAAATATAAGAACCAAGATGAAAGGATTTAAAGAACCAATAATGATTTATGATGTTTCTGAAGACATCGAAAAGTAA
- a CDS encoding metallophosphatase yields the protein MNQQKKCLKFFLLLFVVFSHAQEIEKSIFITANTWDTSNTAVLAQIASDAEKIENHMLLVLGNAAPKNEIKNSIERQLKLIESFEDNVIFIPGSQEWSKHGFNGVEGVEKYIQKTSQAKFYPGNNEPIKSRDLSENIVLITVDSQWFLEDWNKHIYINDDSEIKNRTLFFLEFENQIKKAQGKIKIVAIHHPILTKTRQNFIAKTGGTSVQDFENKQFRKLRNRLKTVAQKTENVIFVSGNDRNLQYLNQKVTQIISGAAGKTEKVKKADEGNFTSSKNGYSRLDIDTDGNATVYFFATKDGVSNTIFQKTIFKGDKKNEKINYELKDTFPKTKLASIYTKDATNKNGFYRMLWGNHYREFYGKDVNAQVVLLDTLMGGVSPLKRGGGQQSKSLRLEDKNGKQFVMRALKKSTTRFLQANAFQEVYIGNALDGTVIDKILFDFYTTSHPYTPFAIGGLSDAVDVAHTNPKLFYVPKQEALGVFNDEFGDELYMIEEHVGKTQIETKSFGKPDKILSTADILQKIHKSGKTIVDEPSYIRARIFDMLLGDWDRHEDQWRWGEYKNNDGTKYYKPIPRDRDQAFSRYDGVLISVLTRIIPGLRKMQTFGDDLRSVKWFASSPYHLDITLINSSDWAEWEKQTKYIQGNITDSIIEKAFEAIPNEIRGETIEDIKSKLKGRRGNLLKITKEYYDYLNRFEVVTGTQKDDQFKITRLPDGKTSIQIQRKDLAILKRTFSQDITKEIWIYGLDGNDTFTVEGKGDKLIKLKIIGGKKNDTYNFINTEKVKLYDYKSKNNTIVNKRSKKWLVDDYNINNYDHRKVKYNFDQTVPIIAVNPDDGLRIGVLTNHVFHGLQRNPFTQRHTLGASYYTSTSGVNLIYKGEFSNIFHKWNFGLEGLYNSPSYASNFFGFGNETIYDKDLVDFDFNRVRIKRWNAAISLIHRGRDGGAFQIKSLIEYFDVENTEQRFIGSFPESDSVFEEQTYAGAEATYKFENKDNKGFPTLGLDFDFTLGYKTSVGNMTVKNSFGYLLPEIALNHRLTKRGSVILATKIGSKIILGDNFEFYHAAQLGGDNGLRGFRNNRFTGKRSFYQNIDLRIPLGGTRTSIIPIRFGVTGSFDYGRVWIDNDTSGLWHNNVGGALWVSGVGAITANIAYYNSSDGGRMLFVLGLAF from the coding sequence ATGAATCAACAAAAGAAATGCCTTAAATTTTTCCTTCTACTATTTGTAGTTTTTAGCCATGCCCAAGAAATTGAAAAGTCTATTTTCATAACAGCGAATACATGGGACACTTCCAATACGGCAGTGCTTGCTCAAATCGCCAGCGATGCAGAGAAAATTGAAAATCATATGCTCTTGGTACTGGGGAATGCAGCGCCGAAAAATGAAATTAAAAATTCAATTGAAAGACAGCTCAAACTAATCGAGAGTTTTGAAGATAACGTGATTTTTATACCAGGAAGCCAAGAGTGGTCAAAACATGGGTTTAATGGTGTAGAAGGTGTCGAAAAGTATATTCAAAAAACTAGTCAGGCCAAATTTTATCCAGGTAATAATGAGCCTATCAAAAGTCGTGATTTGAGCGAAAATATTGTATTGATTACTGTAGACTCTCAATGGTTTTTAGAGGATTGGAACAAACACATCTATATCAACGACGATTCAGAAATAAAGAACAGAACCCTATTCTTTTTGGAGTTTGAAAACCAAATAAAAAAGGCCCAAGGTAAAATAAAGATAGTTGCGATACATCACCCTATTCTAACCAAGACAAGGCAGAACTTCATTGCGAAAACAGGTGGGACCTCCGTCCAAGATTTTGAAAATAAGCAATTTCGTAAGCTTAGAAATAGGTTAAAGACCGTTGCTCAAAAAACTGAAAATGTCATTTTTGTTTCCGGTAATGATAGAAACCTTCAATATCTTAATCAGAAAGTGACACAAATAATCAGTGGAGCAGCCGGTAAAACTGAAAAAGTGAAGAAAGCCGATGAAGGTAACTTTACTTCTTCCAAAAATGGTTATTCTAGGTTGGATATCGATACAGATGGAAATGCGACGGTATATTTTTTTGCTACAAAAGACGGAGTGTCCAATACGATTTTTCAGAAAACCATTTTTAAAGGTGATAAAAAAAATGAGAAAATCAATTATGAATTGAAGGATACTTTTCCAAAAACCAAGTTGGCCTCGATTTATACCAAAGATGCAACTAATAAGAATGGGTTTTATAGGATGTTATGGGGAAATCATTATCGAGAATTTTACGGTAAGGATGTAAACGCTCAAGTAGTTTTGCTGGATACGCTTATGGGAGGTGTTTCGCCTTTAAAACGCGGAGGGGGTCAACAATCGAAATCATTACGATTGGAAGATAAAAATGGGAAACAGTTTGTAATGAGAGCCTTAAAAAAGAGCACTACTAGGTTTCTACAGGCCAATGCTTTCCAAGAAGTTTATATTGGAAATGCCTTGGACGGGACTGTTATCGATAAAATTTTGTTTGATTTTTATACTACCTCGCACCCATATACCCCATTTGCAATAGGTGGTTTGTCAGATGCGGTCGATGTTGCACACACCAATCCAAAGTTATTTTACGTTCCAAAACAAGAAGCTTTAGGTGTTTTTAATGATGAATTTGGGGATGAACTTTATATGATTGAAGAACATGTTGGGAAAACTCAAATAGAAACAAAAAGTTTTGGCAAACCTGATAAGATTCTGAGCACAGCAGATATTTTACAAAAAATCCATAAATCGGGAAAAACGATAGTGGACGAGCCTTCGTATATCAGGGCAAGAATATTTGATATGTTATTAGGGGACTGGGATAGACATGAAGATCAATGGCGTTGGGGCGAATACAAAAATAATGACGGTACCAAATATTACAAACCAATCCCCCGAGATAGAGACCAGGCGTTTTCTAGGTATGATGGCGTCTTAATTTCAGTTTTAACTAGAATCATTCCAGGACTTCGTAAAATGCAGACTTTTGGAGATGATTTAAGGAGTGTGAAATGGTTTGCCTCCTCACCATACCATTTGGATATCACACTTATCAATAGCTCTGATTGGGCAGAATGGGAAAAACAAACAAAATACATCCAAGGAAACATTACTGATAGTATAATTGAAAAAGCTTTTGAGGCCATTCCAAATGAAATAAGGGGAGAAACTATTGAGGACATTAAATCGAAGTTGAAGGGAAGACGTGGAAACCTATTAAAAATCACAAAGGAATATTATGATTACCTAAATAGATTTGAAGTGGTAACCGGTACTCAAAAAGATGACCAATTCAAAATTACTAGGCTTCCCGATGGGAAGACCTCAATACAAATCCAAAGGAAAGACCTGGCCATACTCAAAAGAACATTCTCACAAGATATAACCAAAGAAATCTGGATTTATGGCCTAGATGGCAATGATACATTTACCGTTGAAGGAAAGGGGGACAAATTGATAAAGTTGAAAATAATAGGCGGAAAGAAAAACGACACCTATAATTTCATCAATACAGAAAAAGTGAAGTTGTATGATTATAAAAGCAAGAACAATACTATTGTAAACAAACGCTCAAAAAAATGGCTTGTTGATGATTACAACATTAATAATTATGACCACCGAAAGGTCAAATACAACTTTGATCAAACAGTACCTATAATTGCTGTTAACCCAGATGACGGTCTTCGAATAGGTGTTTTGACCAATCATGTTTTTCATGGATTGCAGCGCAATCCATTTACTCAAAGACATACATTAGGTGCATCTTATTACACGAGTACTTCTGGAGTCAATCTAATCTATAAAGGGGAGTTTTCAAACATTTTTCATAAGTGGAACTTTGGCTTAGAAGGGCTCTATAACAGCCCCTCTTATGCATCCAATTTTTTCGGTTTTGGAAATGAAACTATATATGATAAAGATTTGGTGGATTTTGATTTCAATCGGGTGCGAATTAAAAGGTGGAACGCTGCAATTTCTCTTATTCACAGGGGAAGGGACGGAGGCGCATTTCAAATTAAGTCATTGATCGAATATTTTGATGTCGAGAATACAGAACAACGTTTTATAGGTAGCTTTCCCGAAAGCGATTCCGTTTTTGAAGAGCAAACCTATGCTGGTGCAGAAGCAACGTACAAATTTGAAAATAAGGACAACAAAGGCTTCCCAACTTTAGGATTGGATTTTGATTTTACTTTAGGATATAAGACCAGTGTTGGAAACATGACGGTTAAAAATAGTTTTGGCTACCTACTCCCGGAAATCGCCCTTAATCATAGGCTGACAAAAAGAGGTTCTGTAATTCTGGCTACTAAAATTGGCAGCAAAATTATCCTGGGGGATAATTTTGAGTTTTACCATGCTGCCCAACTGGGTGGTGACAATGGTCTTAGAGGGTTTAGAAATAATCGTTTTACCGGTAAAAGGTCATTTTATCAGAATATAGATTTAAGAATACCTCTTGGGGGAACGAGAACAAGTATTATTCCGATTCGATTCGGCGTTACGGGTAGTTTTGATTATGGCAGAGTCTGGATAGATAATGATACTTCTGGCTTATGGCATAATAATGTAGGAGGTGCCCTTTGGGTAAGTGGTGTAGGTGCAATAACTGCCAATATTGCTTATTACAATAGCTCAGATGGTGGTCGAATGCTCTTTGTCCTAGGGTTAGCATTCTAA
- a CDS encoding Pycsar system effector family protein has translation METLLAKSEQFVFNLFNDSNNKYLFHNYNHTLQLVDFCDVLTAEEGFSEIELEQLKLAAYFHDVGYTVSPENHEELSTKICEDFLKKNEYPIDGIKKIKTLILATKIESEPKTLSEQIIKDADYGHFIRKNFLEYSDLLRRERSQIANTEISMSDWLEGNISFFNSHKFYSPYAKKNWQALKEQNLFKVLKEKDKINRKETNDEKPEKGIETAFRVALKNHMKLSDIADAKANILLSVNAIIISVALSVLVPKLDNPSNGYLIFPTVVLVSSSIVAIIFSILSTRPKVTEGTFTREDINKRKVNLLFFGNFHHVSLDDFKWGMNEMMNDKKYLYDSMITDLYFLGKVLYKKYYLLRITYNIFLFGLLISVSSFAYMLKTAV, from the coding sequence ATGGAAACCTTACTTGCCAAATCTGAACAATTTGTATTTAACCTTTTTAACGATAGTAACAATAAATATCTTTTTCATAATTACAATCACACGTTACAACTTGTAGATTTTTGCGATGTATTAACAGCGGAAGAAGGTTTTTCTGAAATAGAATTGGAGCAACTTAAATTAGCCGCATACTTTCACGATGTTGGTTATACCGTTAGTCCTGAAAACCATGAAGAACTTAGTACAAAAATCTGCGAAGATTTTTTAAAGAAAAACGAATACCCTATTGATGGCATAAAGAAAATTAAGACGTTGATTTTAGCAACAAAAATTGAAAGTGAGCCAAAAACACTTTCAGAACAGATTATAAAAGATGCGGATTATGGTCATTTTATCCGAAAGAATTTTCTAGAATATTCTGATTTGCTAAGACGTGAAAGAAGTCAAATCGCAAATACAGAAATATCAATGTCAGATTGGTTGGAGGGGAATATTTCTTTTTTTAATTCCCATAAATTCTATTCTCCATACGCAAAAAAGAATTGGCAAGCTTTAAAAGAGCAGAATCTATTCAAAGTATTGAAAGAAAAAGATAAAATCAACAGAAAAGAAACTAATGACGAAAAACCCGAAAAAGGAATTGAAACAGCCTTTAGAGTTGCCCTAAAGAATCACATGAAATTAAGCGATATTGCAGATGCAAAAGCTAACATCTTACTATCAGTAAATGCCATTATCATATCTGTAGCCCTTTCAGTCTTGGTTCCAAAATTGGACAATCCTTCAAATGGATATCTCATATTTCCAACGGTAGTTCTTGTAAGCTCAAGCATTGTGGCGATTATTTTTTCCATTCTTTCTACTCGGCCTAAAGTTACTGAGGGTACATTTACTAGGGAAGATATTAATAAAAGAAAAGTAAATCTCTTATTCTTTGGTAATTTTCATCACGTTTCTTTGGATGATTTTAAATGGGGAATGAACGAGATGATGAACGATAAGAAATACCTCTATGATTCAATGATAACAGATTTGTATTTTTTAGGTAAAGTACTTTATAAAAAATATTACCTATTGCGTATTACCTATAACATTTTTCTATTCGGTTTGTTGATTTCTGTTTCCTCATTTGCTTACATGCTTAAAACCGCCGTTTAA
- a CDS encoding RteC domain-containing protein, with translation MKNFEKIINELNKELEETELKLIDVLLVSESCILKCKQALMQMKSIFIKLKKLSNDDEIEFFKSIKPKVYSKLIYYVKLFNVESKRPRSSNKSQVKYLNKHIGKLQDYFNDNLEFYWIGRPKYTAHSG, from the coding sequence TTGAAAAATTTTGAAAAAATAATAAATGAGCTTAACAAAGAACTGGAGGAAACAGAATTAAAATTAATTGATGTTCTTCTGGTTAGTGAAAGTTGTATTCTAAAATGTAAGCAGGCTTTAATGCAGATGAAGTCTATATTCATTAAGCTTAAAAAGCTAAGTAATGATGATGAAATAGAGTTCTTTAAGAGTATTAAACCCAAGGTATACAGCAAACTTATTTATTACGTAAAACTATTTAATGTAGAAAGTAAAAGACCCAGAAGTAGTAACAAATCTCAGGTCAAATACTTAAATAAGCATATAGGCAAACTTCAGGATTACTTTAATGATAATTTGGAGTTTTATTGGATAGGGCGGCCAAAGTATACCGCCCACAGCGGATGA
- the istB gene encoding IS21-like element helper ATPase IstB, with the protein MNEQTLEQMKQLRLHGMIRAFNTSLSSQSIDYTNDELLAYLMQSEWDDRQNRKIERLTKAARFRYSAVMEAINYTPERNIDKNQVQRFASCEFIGRKENILITGSTGVGKSYMASAIGHQACSMGSKVMYFNTAKLFTTLKTSKADGSYLKLIGKLEKQDLLILDDFGLKPLDNINRHSFMEIIEDRHGKRSTIIASQLPVEAWHEIIGEKTIADAILDRLVHTAHRIGIKGESMRKKLRNNH; encoded by the coding sequence ATGAACGAACAGACATTGGAACAAATGAAACAGTTAAGGCTCCACGGAATGATTAGGGCCTTCAACACCAGCCTCTCGTCCCAGAGCATCGATTACACCAACGATGAACTACTGGCCTACCTTATGCAGTCCGAATGGGACGATAGGCAGAACCGCAAGATAGAACGCCTGACCAAGGCGGCCAGGTTCAGGTACAGTGCCGTAATGGAAGCGATCAACTACACTCCCGAAAGGAACATCGACAAGAACCAGGTGCAACGTTTTGCGTCCTGCGAGTTCATCGGCAGAAAAGAGAACATCCTCATTACGGGGAGCACGGGCGTGGGCAAAAGCTATATGGCCTCCGCCATAGGCCATCAGGCCTGCTCGATGGGCAGCAAGGTCATGTACTTCAATACCGCAAAGCTCTTTACCACGCTAAAGACATCAAAGGCCGACGGTTCATATCTAAAACTGATAGGCAAGCTCGAAAAACAGGACCTGCTGATACTGGACGACTTTGGCCTGAAACCCTTGGACAATATAAACAGGCACTCCTTTATGGAAATAATAGAGGACAGGCACGGAAAACGATCGACGATAATAGCTTCCCAACTGCCCGTAGAGGCATGGCATGAGATAATTGGGGAAAAGACCATTGCGGACGCAATCCTCGATCGCTTGGTGCATACCGCACATAGGATAGGCATAAAAGGGGAATCAATGAGAAAAAAACTAAGGAATAATCATTAA